From Chryseobacterium shandongense, the proteins below share one genomic window:
- a CDS encoding ATP-binding protein, translating to MSNSPFNHSHFLGYVNFVSPAFVKVHFPSSVLMKTFVHHAEVLRGGLVGNYIVVEGEEKGFLGKMLEISLPEKERLELSERTFSTKAFHPVGRIEILLSFDLFDPSRIEKGINSLPLIGSKVFICSSEFLSTHFKTFGIKPENIEHSPTFRMGNLIYDKNVPVDISLQAIFSRHCAVVGTTGGGKSYTISKFIEGVIETGAKAIILDPTGEYSTFDAHPKVDHSTLISESYFPYQNLTINDLFVLFRPSGQVQQPVLLEAIKSLKVAHCLLGNIPNNGHNNDGTNDTFTFRGQQVVINNGLVVKQNNITAAYNNAYFTYKSIIEDFTINNFSINLLHRQIGNECFQIFNDRWANNRDERNYGNATSLIMRVNNVISDNDYSGMFGFNAPTTNNLITKIDEFLNNPELNILRIGFENVPYNFQAREILANSLGRYLLNKARTNIFRENPLILFVDEAHQFLNKKIKDEYFESTELNAFDNIAKESRKYGLFLCLSTQMPRDIPVGTLSQMGTFITHRLINYQDKEAIASACSTANKETLSFLPSLGSGEAIIMGVDFPMPISVKVDMPTITPKFDTPKFVKIAGT from the coding sequence ATGAGCAATAGCCCCTTTAATCACAGTCATTTTCTTGGGTATGTAAATTTTGTATCCCCTGCATTTGTGAAAGTGCATTTCCCGTCTTCTGTTTTGATGAAAACATTTGTTCACCACGCAGAAGTGTTGAGAGGTGGACTTGTAGGAAACTATATTGTTGTTGAGGGAGAGGAAAAAGGTTTTCTGGGAAAAATGTTGGAAATATCGTTACCTGAAAAAGAACGGTTGGAATTAAGTGAAAGAACTTTTTCAACTAAAGCATTTCATCCAGTAGGAAGAATAGAAATTCTTTTATCATTTGATTTGTTTGACCCGAGTAGAATAGAAAAAGGGATAAATAGCCTCCCACTCATTGGTTCTAAGGTATTCATTTGTTCGTCGGAATTTCTTTCTACACATTTCAAAACCTTTGGCATAAAACCCGAAAATATCGAACATTCTCCTACTTTTAGAATGGGGAATTTGATATACGATAAAAATGTTCCCGTAGATATTTCTTTGCAAGCGATATTTAGTCGTCATTGTGCGGTTGTTGGTACAACAGGAGGAGGGAAAAGTTATACCATCAGCAAATTTATTGAGGGAGTTATAGAAACCGGAGCAAAAGCTATAATCTTAGACCCAACGGGAGAATACTCTACATTTGATGCTCATCCAAAAGTTGACCATTCAACACTGATTTCAGAAAGCTATTTTCCATATCAGAATTTAACCATTAATGATTTATTCGTTCTGTTCAGACCATCAGGACAAGTACAGCAACCCGTTTTATTGGAAGCTATTAAGTCGTTAAAAGTTGCACATTGCTTATTAGGGAATATTCCTAATAATGGACATAATAATGATGGAACTAACGATACTTTTACATTCAGGGGTCAGCAAGTAGTTATAAATAATGGATTAGTTGTAAAACAAAATAATATTACTGCGGCATATAATAATGCCTACTTTACTTATAAATCTATTATAGAAGATTTCACAATAAATAATTTCAGTATAAATCTACTCCACAGGCAAATAGGGAATGAATGTTTTCAAATATTCAACGACCGTTGGGCAAACAATAGAGATGAAAGAAATTATGGAAATGCAACGAGTTTAATAATGCGTGTTAACAATGTAATATCGGACAATGATTATTCCGGTATGTTTGGATTTAATGCTCCAACCACAAATAACCTAATAACCAAGATAGACGAGTTTTTGAATAATCCAGAATTAAATATTTTAAGAATTGGTTTTGAAAATGTACCTTATAATTTTCAGGCAAGAGAAATCTTGGCAAATTCATTGGGAAGATACTTATTGAATAAAGCTCGAACTAATATTTTCAGAGAAAATCCTCTAATTCTCTTTGTAGATGAAGCCCATCAGTTTTTAAACAAGAAAATTAAGGATGAATATTTTGAAAGCACAGAATTAAATGCTTTTGATAACATTGCTAAAGAAAGTCGTAAATATGGATTATTTCTATGTTTATCAACACAAATGCCAAGAGATATTCCTGTTGGTACGCTAAGTCAAATGGGAACATTCATTACTCATAGGCTGATAAATTATCAAGATAAGGAAGCAATCGCGAGTGCTTGCTCGACTGCCAATAAAGAAACTCTTTCTTTTTTACCATCTTTAGGGTCAGGAGAAGCAATTATTATGGGAGTTGATTTTCCAATGCCAATATCAGTCAAAGTAGATATGCCAACAATTACACCGAAGTTCGATACTCCAAAATTTGTAAAAATAGCGGGCACTTAG
- a CDS encoding DUF4133 domain-containing protein, translating to MNNYNINKGIGRTVEFKGLKAQYLFIFAGGLLGTLILVMILYMAGVNSYICLFLGAGGASLIVWQTFSLNRKYGEHGLMKIGAGKRHPRYIICRKPVHRYLKFTPKSNAL from the coding sequence ATGAACAATTACAACATAAACAAAGGCATTGGCAGGACAGTGGAATTTAAGGGACTGAAAGCACAATACCTGTTCATTTTCGCTGGCGGACTGCTCGGTACGCTCATCCTCGTGATGATACTGTATATGGCAGGCGTAAACTCTTACATCTGCCTGTTCCTCGGAGCAGGCGGTGCTTCGCTCATTGTGTGGCAGACCTTTTCACTAAACAGGAAGTACGGCGAACACGGGCTAATGAAAATCGGAGCAGGAAAAAGACATCCCCGATACATCATTTGTCGCAAGCCTGTACACCGCTATCTGAAATTCACTCCTAAATCGAATGCCCTATGA
- a CDS encoding DUF4134 domain-containing protein: protein MEKQRKKVLLAAVAMLSGIGAFAQGNGSAGINEATQMVTSYFDPATQLIYAIGAVVGLIGGVKVYNKFSSGDPDTSKTAASWFGACIFLIVAATILRSFFL from the coding sequence ATGGAAAAACAGAGAAAAAAAGTTTTGCTGGCAGCCGTGGCTATGCTGTCAGGAATTGGTGCGTTCGCACAGGGAAACGGCTCGGCAGGTATCAACGAGGCTACCCAAATGGTAACTTCCTATTTCGACCCCGCAACCCAATTAATCTACGCCATCGGTGCGGTCGTGGGCTTGATAGGGGGCGTTAAAGTTTACAATAAGTTCAGTTCGGGCGACCCCGACACATCGAAGACTGCGGCAAGCTGGTTCGGTGCGTGTATCTTCTTAATCGTAGCGGCTACCATCCTGCGTTCATTCTTCCTTTAA
- a CDS encoding SIR2 family protein: protein MKYILLNNNSSVAYDDSDATDIKVYIDGKLHDFKESTENRIDYAIATNRNKYSQTLNNQFENLLLLTGAGSSIGWGKDGKLGKSMANLWDDAEALLTADVFGKLLETIGYDEKWDDGSIVKNLEKVLSMATPAIPYIPKEDIDIEDCVNKIKDFIKEACQLSLPDNSPHTLLLNKITKRKVTLPRFKLFTLNYDLMFEQSACESNFVVIDGFSFSQPRIFSGRNYDYDIVSRNQSRVKEEDNFIQKVFHLYKLHGSVNWEKQDNKIIQKEEPDEPLMIYPHQSKYESSYEQPYFEMMSRFQSNLRKENVFLITIGFSFGDKHIVTAIIEALEQNPGFQLMIVNKGIDETNENMKPFIDAANKYSNISIVSETFEDFAKNYPDLKSYNQEDTRQIVINIPNS, encoded by the coding sequence ATGAAATACATTTTACTCAACAATAACAGTTCTGTTGCTTATGATGATAGTGATGCTACTGATATAAAAGTATATATCGACGGCAAACTTCACGATTTCAAAGAAAGTACCGAAAATAGAATTGATTATGCAATTGCAACAAATAGGAATAAATACTCCCAAACTCTAAATAATCAGTTTGAGAATTTATTACTTCTAACTGGTGCAGGGTCATCTATTGGTTGGGGAAAAGATGGGAAGTTGGGTAAGTCGATGGCAAATTTATGGGATGATGCGGAAGCTCTTTTAACAGCCGATGTTTTTGGAAAGTTACTTGAAACTATTGGCTACGATGAAAAATGGGATGATGGCTCTATAGTAAAGAATTTAGAAAAGGTTCTTTCTATGGCAACACCTGCTATACCATATATACCCAAAGAGGATATAGATATTGAGGATTGTGTAAACAAAATTAAAGATTTTATCAAAGAAGCCTGTCAATTGAGTTTGCCAGATAATTCGCCACATACGCTCTTATTAAATAAAATAACGAAACGCAAAGTTACTTTACCAAGATTTAAGCTGTTTACATTGAATTATGACCTAATGTTTGAACAATCAGCTTGTGAAAGCAATTTTGTTGTTATAGACGGGTTTTCATTTTCTCAACCAAGAATATTTAGTGGGCGTAATTATGATTACGATATTGTTTCCCGCAATCAAAGTAGAGTAAAAGAAGAAGACAATTTTATTCAAAAAGTTTTCCATTTGTACAAATTACACGGTTCTGTAAATTGGGAAAAGCAAGACAACAAGATTATACAAAAAGAAGAACCTGACGAACCATTGATGATATATCCACATCAATCAAAATATGAAAGCTCTTATGAACAGCCGTATTTTGAAATGATGTCGAGGTTCCAGTCCAATTTGAGAAAGGAGAATGTTTTCCTTATTACAATAGGCTTTAGTTTCGGGGATAAACATATCGTAACCGCAATCATCGAAGCCTTGGAACAAAATCCAGGCTTTCAATTGATGATTGTAAATAAAGGGATAGATGAAACCAACGAAAATATGAAACCCTTTATTGATGCTGCAAACAAATATTCCAATATATCTATTGTTTCAGAAACCTTTGAGGATTTCGCTAAGAATTATCCTGACTTAAAATCTTACAATCAGGAAGATACACGACAAATAGTAATTAATATCCCTAATAGTTAG
- the traJ gene encoding conjugative transposon protein TraJ, with protein MEFQNLHEVLRSLYDEMLPLSADMAAVAKGIAGLGALFYVAIKVWQALSRAEPIDMYPLLRPFALGLCIMFFPTIVLGTINAVLSPVVQGTHTILENQVLDLNNLQAKKDLLEREAMLRNPETAYLVSNEEFDKKLEELGWSPGDLITMSGMYMDRFAYQTEQAIKNWFRNLLEVLFQAAALVIDTIRTFFLIVLSILGPIAFAISVWDGFQSTLTQWLTRYVSVYLWLPVADLFSSMLAKIQSLIIEKDIAMLADPTYIPDTSNTVYIIFMIIGIVGYFTIPTVTGWIIQAGGAGNFTRNVNQAAMKTGNIAGAGTGSAVGNIGGKLMGK; from the coding sequence ATGGAATTTCAAAATCTTCACGAAGTCCTACGCTCATTATATGATGAGATGCTCCCACTGTCCGCCGATATGGCGGCAGTGGCTAAAGGGATAGCCGGATTGGGGGCTTTGTTCTATGTTGCCATAAAAGTATGGCAGGCTTTGAGCAGGGCTGAACCCATTGATATGTACCCTTTGCTTCGTCCTTTCGCTTTGGGGCTTTGCATTATGTTTTTCCCAACTATCGTATTGGGAACAATCAATGCCGTGTTAAGTCCGGTGGTACAGGGTACTCACACAATCCTCGAAAATCAGGTGCTTGACCTCAACAATTTGCAGGCGAAAAAAGACCTGCTCGAACGGGAAGCTATGCTACGAAATCCTGAAACAGCCTATCTCGTATCAAATGAGGAATTTGATAAAAAGCTCGAAGAATTGGGCTGGTCGCCCGGCGATTTGATTACGATGTCGGGAATGTATATGGATAGGTTTGCCTACCAAACCGAACAAGCTATTAAGAATTGGTTTCGCAATCTGTTAGAGGTACTGTTTCAGGCGGCAGCTTTGGTTATTGATACCATAAGGACGTTCTTTCTCATTGTCCTGTCCATACTCGGGCCGATAGCCTTTGCGATAAGCGTGTGGGACGGTTTTCAGTCCACGCTCACGCAATGGCTGACCCGATACGTCAGCGTTTACCTGTGGTTGCCTGTGGCAGACCTGTTCAGCTCTATGCTTGCCAAAATACAATCCCTCATTATCGAAAAGGATATAGCAATGCTTGCCGACCCGACTTACATTCCTGATACCTCAAATACCGTGTACATCATCTTTATGATAATCGGTATCGTGGGCTACTTCACTATCCCAACGGTAACAGGCTGGATTATTCAGGCAGGCGGTGCAGGGAACTTTACCCGTAACGTAAACCAAGCCGCAATGAAAACCGGAAATATCGCCGGAGCAGGAACAGGTTCGGCAGTTGGAAATATCGGTGGCAAGTTAATGGGGAAATAA
- a CDS encoding helix-turn-helix domain-containing protein — MAFGKHIKRLRESKGLFLREVGAALELDSAFISKVENEERPLPRKHIEKLAEFLNTPIDELLVLWFSDKIKGLIDDKEIGKQALKIVLKELNAIKNNAD, encoded by the coding sequence ATGGCATTTGGAAAACACATAAAAAGACTAAGAGAAAGTAAAGGATTGTTCCTACGGGAAGTTGGGGCTGCATTGGAACTGGATAGTGCTTTTATCAGTAAAGTCGAAAATGAAGAAAGACCATTGCCAAGAAAACACATCGAAAAGCTTGCAGAATTTTTGAATACCCCAATTGATGAGCTATTGGTTTTATGGTTTTCAGATAAAATAAAGGGACTTATTGACGATAAAGAAATAGGAAAGCAGGCTTTAAAAATTGTTTTAAAAGAATTAAATGCAATCAAGAATAATGCAGATTAG
- the traK gene encoding conjugative transposon protein TraK, whose amino-acid sequence MEFKTLRNIENSFRQIRLYAIVFAVLCLSVVGFSLWKSYSFADEQRQKIYVLDNGKSLMLALSQDASINRPVEAREHVRRFHELFFTLAPDKNAIESNMSRAFNLADKSAFDYYKDLSEKGYYSRIISGNVQQRIEVDSVVCNFDTYPYAVRTYAKQFIIRSSNVTRRNLITSCYLVNSVRSDNNPQGFNIEKFAVIENRDIEVIER is encoded by the coding sequence ATGGAATTTAAAACATTAAGAAATATCGAAAACAGTTTTAGGCAAATACGGCTGTATGCCATTGTATTTGCCGTTCTCTGCCTAAGCGTGGTAGGATTTTCACTTTGGAAATCTTACAGCTTTGCAGACGAACAACGCCAAAAAATCTATGTGCTGGATAATGGAAAATCGTTGATGCTTGCCTTATCGCAAGATGCAAGTATCAACCGACCTGTGGAAGCAAGGGAACACGTCAGGCGTTTTCACGAACTCTTTTTTACGCTTGCTCCCGACAAGAACGCTATCGAAAGCAATATGAGCAGGGCATTCAACCTTGCCGATAAATCAGCTTTTGATTATTACAAAGACCTGTCGGAAAAGGGCTATTACAGCAGGATTATTTCGGGGAATGTACAGCAACGCATTGAGGTGGATAGTGTCGTGTGCAATTTCGACACCTATCCTTATGCGGTGCGTACCTACGCCAAACAATTCATTATCCGTTCGAGCAACGTGACCAGGCGTAACCTGATTACTTCCTGTTATCTCGTGAACTCTGTCCGTTCGGACAACAACCCGCAAGGCTTCAACATCGAAAAGTTTGCAGTGATAGAAAACAGGGATATAGAAGTTATCGAACGCTAA
- a CDS encoding TraG family conjugative transposon ATPase — MRNVAKTTTLENKFPLLAVENNCILSKDADITACFEVRLPELFTVASAEYEAIHSAWHKAIKTLPDFTVIHKQDWYIKESYAPDLAKEDQSFLAKSYQRHFNERPFLNHYCYLFLTKTTKERMRMQSNFSSLCKGTLIPKEIRNKETIHRFMEAVAQFERIVNDSGFITLQRLTEDEIIGTDEKQGLLEQYLTLSRESGTPMQDIALGTEEVRIGNKRLSLHTLSDTDDLPGTVSADTRFEKLSTDRSDCRLSFAAPVGLLLSCNHIYNQYLFLDNSEDNLQKFEKSARNMHSLARYSRANQINKEWIEKYLNEAHSFGLSSIRAHFNIMAWSEDPAELKQLKNDCGSALALMECKPRHNTTDVATLFWAGMPGNAGDFPSEESFYTFIEPALCFFTEETNYHNSPSPFGIKMADRLTGKPIHLDISDLPMKCGIITNRNKFILGPSGSGKSFFTNHMVRQYYEQGAHVLLVDTGNSYQGLCELIKGKTKGEDGVYFTYTEGNPIAFNPFYTDDGVFDIEKRESVKTLILTLWKRDDEPPTRSEEVALSNAVSGYIERIKTDDVYPSFNGFYEYVKGDYRKVLEEKQVREKDFDIANFLNVLEPYYKGGEYDYLLNSDKQLDLLSKRFIVFEIDAIKDHKILFPIVTIIIMEVFINKMRRLKGIRKLILIEEAWKAIAKEGMAEYIKYLFKTVRKFFGEAIVVTQEVDDIIQSPIVKESIINNSDCKILLDQRKYMNKFDDIQAMLGLTDKEKGQVLSINMNNDASRLYKEVWIGLGGTNSAVYATEVSLEEYLAYTTEETEKMEVMQLASELDGNVELAIKHIAMQRRDKANQ, encoded by the coding sequence ATGAGAAACGTTGCAAAGACAACAACGCTGGAAAACAAATTTCCTTTGTTGGCAGTAGAAAACAACTGCATCCTTTCCAAAGATGCGGACATTACCGCCTGCTTTGAGGTTCGTTTGCCGGAACTGTTTACGGTAGCATCGGCGGAATACGAAGCTATTCACTCCGCCTGGCATAAGGCTATCAAGACCTTGCCGGATTTTACGGTCATCCACAAACAGGATTGGTACATCAAAGAAAGCTATGCTCCCGATTTGGCAAAGGAAGACCAAAGTTTTTTGGCTAAATCCTACCAACGCCATTTTAATGAGCGACCATTTCTGAACCATTATTGTTACCTGTTCCTGACCAAGACCACTAAGGAAAGAATGCGTATGCAAAGCAACTTCAGTTCGCTTTGCAAAGGTACGCTCATACCAAAGGAAATCAGGAACAAGGAAACGATACACCGCTTTATGGAAGCGGTGGCACAGTTTGAGCGTATCGTGAACGATAGCGGTTTCATAACCCTGCAACGCCTTACCGAAGATGAAATCATCGGAACGGACGAAAAGCAGGGATTGTTGGAACAGTACCTAACCCTGTCAAGGGAAAGCGGAACACCGATGCAGGACATCGCACTCGGAACGGAAGAAGTCCGTATCGGAAACAAAAGGTTGAGCCTGCACACCTTGTCCGATACAGACGATTTGCCCGGAACGGTATCGGCTGATACCCGTTTTGAAAAGCTATCCACCGACCGGAGCGACTGCCGTTTGTCGTTCGCTGCTCCCGTGGGATTACTCCTTAGCTGTAACCATATCTACAACCAATATTTGTTTTTGGATAACAGCGAAGACAACCTGCAAAAGTTTGAAAAGTCCGCCCGCAATATGCACTCTTTGGCAAGGTATAGCAGGGCAAACCAAATCAACAAAGAGTGGATAGAAAAATACCTGAACGAAGCCCACAGCTTCGGTCTGTCGTCTATCAGGGCACACTTCAACATTATGGCGTGGTCGGAAGACCCTGCGGAGCTGAAACAGTTAAAGAACGATTGCGGTAGTGCATTGGCATTGATGGAGTGTAAGCCTCGCCACAACACTACGGACGTAGCCACTTTGTTTTGGGCTGGAATGCCCGGCAATGCAGGCGATTTTCCGAGTGAGGAAAGTTTTTACACTTTTATCGAACCTGCCTTGTGCTTCTTCACAGAAGAAACCAACTATCACAATTCGCCCTCGCCGTTCGGTATCAAGATGGCTGACAGGCTTACAGGAAAACCTATCCATTTGGATATTTCCGACCTGCCTATGAAGTGTGGCATTATCACGAACCGGAACAAGTTTATACTTGGTCCGTCAGGTTCGGGAAAATCGTTCTTCACAAACCATATGGTAAGGCAATACTACGAACAGGGCGCACACGTATTGTTGGTAGATACGGGTAATTCTTATCAGGGCTTATGCGAACTCATCAAAGGAAAGACCAAAGGTGAAGACGGTGTTTATTTTACGTACACCGAAGGCAACCCGATTGCATTCAATCCATTTTACACGGATGATGGGGTTTTCGACATCGAAAAGAGAGAAAGTGTTAAGACCTTAATATTGACACTATGGAAACGTGATGATGAACCGCCAACCCGTTCGGAAGAAGTGGCATTATCCAATGCCGTATCAGGTTATATTGAACGTATCAAAACAGATGATGTTTACCCATCATTCAACGGTTTCTACGAGTATGTCAAAGGTGATTACCGCAAGGTACTCGAAGAAAAACAGGTAAGGGAAAAAGACTTTGACATTGCAAATTTCCTGAACGTCCTCGAACCCTACTACAAGGGTGGCGAATACGATTATCTGTTGAACTCCGACAAGCAGTTAGACCTGCTTTCCAAACGCTTTATCGTGTTTGAAATTGATGCGATTAAAGACCACAAAATCCTCTTTCCCATAGTCACAATTATCATTATGGAAGTTTTTATCAACAAGATGCGGAGGCTGAAAGGTATCCGAAAACTCATCCTGATTGAAGAAGCGTGGAAAGCGATTGCCAAAGAAGGAATGGCGGAATATATAAAATATTTATTTAAAACCGTCCGCAAATTCTTCGGAGAGGCGATTGTCGTTACGCAAGAGGTAGATGATATTATCCAGTCGCCCATTGTAAAAGAAAGTATCATCAACAATTCCGACTGTAAAATCCTCTTAGACCAGCGTAAGTATATGAATAAATTCGATGACATACAGGCAATGTTGGGGCTTACAGATAAGGAAAAAGGTCAGGTACTTTCTATCAATATGAACAACGATGCAAGCCGACTGTACAAAGAGGTTTGGATTGGCTTAGGTGGTACGAACTCGGCAGTCTATGCCACCGAAGTTAGTTTGGAGGAATACCTCGCATACACCACCGAAGAAACCGAAAAAATGGAGGTAATGCAATTAGCTTCCGAATTGGACGGTAACGTAGAACTCGCCATTAAGCATATCGCAATGCAAAGGCGTGACAAAGCAAATCAATAG
- a CDS encoding DUF3408 domain-containing protein, with protein MKKDKKNRNTVAAGSNSDTVSNTAKTTYENAFMQMNKMQKRGNKSIYLSPEHHERLTRIVQIIGDDKIPLFAYLNNILEHHFKVFEDMITKEFNEKYKGLF; from the coding sequence ATGAAGAAAGATAAAAAGAACAGGAATACTGTTGCAGCCGGCAGCAACTCCGATACAGTTAGCAATACAGCTAAAACAACCTATGAAAACGCATTTATGCAAATGAATAAAATGCAGAAAAGAGGCAATAAAAGCATATACCTAAGTCCTGAACATCACGAGCGTTTAACCCGCATAGTCCAGATTATAGGCGATGATAAAATACCCTTGTTTGCCTATCTCAATAATATTCTTGAACATCATTTTAAAGTATTTGAAGATATGATTACAAAAGAGTTCAACGAAAAGTACAAAGGCTTGTTTTAA
- a CDS encoding DUF3408 domain-containing protein → MASDNKNNDFEKPNVDEEYLMNVISGDEPVAPPTINKKQDVPKENKPREKARNSSSKKADYEETFLVNRFPSGRNGKVVYIRPEYHERLLRIVQLTREERTTLYSYIDNILEHHFREYGDDITDYFNEHFKPIL, encoded by the coding sequence ATGGCTTCAGATAACAAAAACAACGATTTTGAAAAGCCCAATGTTGATGAGGAATACCTTATGAACGTCATAAGCGGCGATGAGCCTGTTGCTCCACCGACCATTAACAAAAAGCAGGATGTACCAAAGGAAAACAAGCCCAGGGAAAAAGCCCGTAACAGTTCATCAAAGAAAGCGGACTACGAGGAAACGTTTTTGGTCAATCGTTTTCCATCGGGGCGTAATGGCAAGGTCGTTTACATACGCCCTGAATACCACGAAAGATTGCTCCGCATCGTTCAACTGACAAGGGAAGAAAGAACAACGCTCTACTCTTACATTGACAATATTCTTGAACATCATTTCAGGGAGTACGGGGACGATATTACCGATTATTTCAATGAACATTTTAAACCCATTCTATAA
- a CDS encoding DUF4141 domain-containing protein — MKKFLFMVCTALMLAVAPSAKAQWVVTDPTNLASGILNSANEIVQTSSTVSNVIKNFKEVEKVYKQGKEYYDKLQAVNNLVKDARKVQQTVLLVGDVSEMYVTNFGKMMNDPNFSAQELAAISNGYSALLNESTELLKELKQIVTSSSLSLNDKERMDIIDRVYKEVKEYHSLVRYYTNKNISVSILRAKKQNNTKRVLDLYGTPNQKYW; from the coding sequence ATGAAAAAGTTCCTTTTTATGGTGTGTACGGCACTAATGCTCGCCGTAGCACCGTCCGCAAAAGCACAATGGGTAGTAACCGACCCCACAAATCTGGCATCGGGTATTCTCAACAGTGCGAATGAAATCGTACAGACTTCTTCCACGGTATCCAATGTAATTAAAAATTTCAAGGAAGTGGAAAAGGTGTATAAACAGGGTAAGGAGTATTACGACAAGCTACAAGCTGTAAATAATCTTGTAAAAGATGCACGTAAGGTACAGCAGACTGTATTGCTTGTCGGTGACGTATCCGAAATGTATGTTACCAACTTCGGTAAGATGATGAACGACCCGAATTTTTCTGCACAGGAATTGGCAGCTATCAGCAATGGTTATTCGGCATTGCTGAATGAAAGTACCGAACTGCTGAAAGAACTCAAACAGATTGTAACCTCATCAAGCCTTTCGCTGAACGACAAAGAGCGTATGGATATTATTGATAGAGTGTACAAAGAAGTAAAGGAATACCACAGCTTGGTACGCTACTATACCAATAAGAATATCTCTGTAAGTATTCTAAGAGCAAAAAAGCAGAACAATACCAAAAGAGTGCTTGACCTCTATGGAACTCCTAACCAAAAATACTGGTAG
- a CDS encoding conjugal transfer protein TraD, which translates to MEIVIVICLLIVIVLLLQDKIVIKKRTKQVPPQKKVNPNLPDIMGQPKSVERLSMPNAANERQIEEPEINPANLDIEYDENENVGIQIRKEELDEVFSNIPDLEEEEEDWNRYGISGGDDGFAQGVTFEELSSVGVLLQKEELEPAQKETAIAIVQKIQGTELFSLLENSMEDASRRIAELLDSTLSSETEDSSSTLRKSDLSDFDIEEFV; encoded by the coding sequence ATGGAAATAGTAATTGTGATATGCCTGCTGATAGTCATTGTCCTGCTTTTACAGGATAAGATTGTCATTAAGAAAAGGACAAAACAAGTACCTCCGCAGAAGAAAGTCAATCCGAACCTGCCCGATATTATGGGGCAGCCAAAATCCGTAGAACGCCTTTCAATGCCAAACGCTGCCAATGAACGCCAAATTGAGGAACCGGAGATAAACCCCGCTAATTTAGACATTGAATACGACGAAAATGAAAACGTCGGCATTCAAATCCGCAAGGAAGAGCTGGACGAAGTTTTCAGTAATATACCTGATTTGGAGGAAGAGGAAGAAGATTGGAACAGGTACGGAATATCCGGTGGCGATGACGGTTTTGCCCAAGGGGTTACCTTTGAAGAACTAAGCTCCGTGGGGGTGTTGCTCCAAAAAGAAGAATTGGAACCAGCCCAAAAGGAAACAGCGATAGCCATAGTTCAAAAAATACAGGGAACCGAATTATTCAGCCTATTGGAGAATTCTATGGAAGATGCTTCCCGAAGAATAGCCGAGCTTTTGGATAGCACCCTTTCATCTGAAACGGAAGACAGTTCTTCCACTTTGCGGAAAAGTGATTTGAGTGATTTTGACATTGAGGAGTTTGTTTAG